One stretch of Nitrosococcus watsonii C-113 DNA includes these proteins:
- a CDS encoding mechanosensitive ion channel family protein, with protein sequence MAEQNGIGSGAIQDLPQQIDYDLGMAVERFDSWVDGAIRLLPNIVLALVVMILFYGLAVLIQWLVQRQSIRRGRHNLGRMLGSFSKWAVILSGFLLAATIVLPTLNPGDLIAGLGVSSVAIGFAFKDILQNWLAGLLILLRQPFEVDDQIKVDSHEGTVEQIETRATIIKTYDGQRILIPNSYIYTHAVIVKTAYEKRRSQYDININYDNSANSIGETCERIRGAIAQVAEVETNPPPEALAWDLTEDKVTIRARWWTNSHRANISRVRAAVINAIRQVLDQGRTEPKPH encoded by the coding sequence ATGGCCGAGCAAAATGGCATAGGCTCTGGCGCAATACAGGACCTACCTCAACAAATTGATTACGACCTTGGCATGGCTGTTGAACGTTTCGACAGTTGGGTCGATGGCGCTATCCGATTATTGCCGAATATCGTTTTGGCTCTCGTAGTAATGATATTATTCTATGGTTTGGCTGTACTTATCCAATGGCTTGTTCAGCGCCAATCAATCCGCCGGGGCCGCCACAACCTAGGAAGAATGCTCGGCAGTTTTTCGAAATGGGCGGTTATCTTATCTGGTTTTTTGCTAGCGGCAACTATCGTGTTGCCCACTTTAAACCCCGGTGATTTGATAGCGGGGTTAGGCGTCAGCTCTGTTGCCATCGGTTTTGCATTCAAAGACATATTACAAAACTGGCTTGCCGGGTTGCTGATTTTATTACGCCAGCCATTTGAGGTTGACGATCAAATCAAAGTCGATAGCCATGAGGGTACCGTCGAACAAATCGAGACCCGTGCAACGATTATTAAAACTTATGATGGGCAGCGGATTCTTATCCCAAACAGCTACATTTACACCCATGCAGTGATAGTAAAAACAGCTTATGAAAAACGCCGCAGCCAATACGATATTAATATAAACTATGATAATAGTGCCAATAGTATTGGAGAGACGTGCGAGCGAATACGGGGTGCTATCGCCCAGGTTGCAGAGGTTGAAACCAACCCGCCTCCTGAGGCCCTGGCCTGGGATTTAACTGAAGACAAAGTCACCATCCGGGCACGCTGGTGGACAAATAGCCACCGGGCAAATATATCCCGAGTGCGTGCGGCAGTAATCAACGCCATTAGGCAAGTCTTGGACCAAGGCCGGACGG
- a CDS encoding tetratricopeptide repeat protein — translation MRYLGLLSLFLSLLAGCEQRVPAVANEGQQSSFAAGSATTASEDAPPGDIDPLLDNLGDHHHPITTSFPLVQRYFDQGLTLAFAFNHAEAIRSFRDAAKIDPDCAMCYWGVALALGPNINAPMEAATVPQAYEAVQKALALAPKASEAEQAYIQALAQRYGSTPGADREALDRAYADAMRALSRRYPDDLDGAVIFAEALMNLTPWEYWTPVGEPTAYTQEIVATLESVLERDPNHIGANHYYIHTVEASSAPERALPSAKRLERLAPGAGHLVHMPAHIYWRVGRYHEAVVANEHAIHTDEAYLLDPDAEGLYRLGYYPHNIHFLFAAAQMEGNSQLALEAARKLVISIPEESYSTLPQLEEFRPMPLYALVRFGKWDEILREPEPGTSFRYTRGIWHWARGIAFTRLGQFDSAAQEYEQLTKIGQSQAMAQLVFWSASSGSTLLGIAAHIFAGELAGARGQAEEMIAQLKKAVQIQDNLRYIEPPAWYYPVRHNLGAALLEADRAAEAEAVYREDLKQYPHNGWSLFGLAQSLHEQDRPEAAATVEARFEEAWRHADVGLTASRF, via the coding sequence ATGAGATATCTAGGGTTATTGAGTCTCTTTCTATCATTATTGGCAGGATGCGAACAGCGGGTGCCCGCCGTTGCCAATGAAGGGCAGCAGAGCAGCTTTGCCGCCGGTTCAGCCACGACAGCGAGCGAAGATGCGCCACCGGGGGATATCGATCCCCTGTTGGATAATCTGGGCGATCATCATCACCCCATCACTACTTCCTTTCCCCTGGTCCAGCGTTATTTCGATCAGGGCTTAACCCTTGCGTTTGCCTTCAATCATGCCGAGGCTATCCGCTCCTTTAGGGACGCCGCCAAAATCGATCCCGATTGTGCCATGTGTTATTGGGGAGTTGCCTTGGCGCTTGGACCCAATATCAATGCGCCCATGGAAGCGGCGACTGTCCCGCAGGCTTATGAGGCCGTTCAGAAAGCGCTGGCGCTGGCGCCTAAGGCCAGTGAAGCGGAGCAAGCCTATATCCAAGCGCTGGCGCAACGTTATGGGTCCACCCCTGGGGCTGATCGGGAGGCGCTGGATCGGGCCTATGCCGATGCCATGAGGGCGTTGTCGCGCCGTTACCCTGATGACTTGGACGGGGCAGTGATTTTTGCCGAGGCCCTGATGAATCTCACGCCATGGGAGTATTGGACTCCCGTAGGGGAGCCGACGGCCTATACTCAGGAAATCGTAGCTACCCTGGAGTCGGTATTAGAGCGCGATCCCAATCATATTGGGGCTAATCATTATTATATTCATACTGTCGAGGCTTCCTCGGCGCCGGAGCGGGCGCTTCCTAGCGCCAAGCGGTTAGAGCGGCTAGCGCCGGGGGCGGGTCATTTGGTTCACATGCCTGCCCATATTTACTGGCGGGTAGGGCGTTACCATGAAGCCGTGGTGGCCAATGAGCATGCTATCCATACGGATGAAGCCTATCTTCTTGATCCAGATGCTGAAGGGTTATACCGGCTCGGTTATTACCCCCATAACATCCATTTTCTATTTGCCGCGGCGCAGATGGAAGGCAACAGCCAGTTGGCCTTGGAAGCGGCTCGTAAGCTGGTGATTAGCATCCCTGAAGAATCCTACTCCACCTTGCCTCAATTGGAGGAATTCAGGCCCATGCCTCTCTATGCCTTGGTGCGGTTTGGGAAATGGGATGAGATTCTCCGGGAGCCCGAGCCCGGCACCTCCTTTCGGTATACTAGGGGAATCTGGCACTGGGCCCGAGGTATAGCGTTTACGCGGCTGGGCCAGTTTGATTCCGCAGCCCAGGAATATGAGCAATTAACCAAAATCGGGCAGTCTCAGGCCATGGCCCAACTGGTTTTTTGGTCTGCCTCCTCTGGCTCAACCCTATTAGGGATCGCAGCCCATATTTTTGCCGGGGAATTAGCAGGTGCCCGAGGCCAAGCCGAGGAGATGATTGCCCAACTCAAAAAGGCCGTGCAAATTCAGGATAACCTGCGGTATATCGAACCGCCGGCTTGGTATTACCCGGTGCGTCATAATCTGGGCGCGGCGTTATTAGAAGCCGACCGGGCGGCGGAGGCCGAAGCCGTTTACCGAGAGGACTTAAAGCAATATCCTCACAATGGCTGGTCGCTCTTTGGCTTGGCCCAAAGCCTCCATGAGCAAGATCGACCCGAAGCGGCGGCAACGGTGGAAGCGCGTTTTGAGGAGGCTTGGCGGCACGCCGATGTGGGCTTGACGGCTTCCCGTTTTTGA
- a CDS encoding c-type cytochrome encodes MAERLTKSAARNIFYGGSFFFLVVFLILGIDSHLYIKNTSTDESTLTESVARGKHVWERHACIDCHSLLGEGAYFAPELGNVWVRYGGRENPEGARMGIKAWMKVQPTGVEGRRQMPQFNLTEQELDDLVDFFEWTSRIDTLGWPPNNAG; translated from the coding sequence ATGGCAGAACGCTTAACCAAATCCGCTGCACGCAATATCTTTTACGGTGGTTCTTTTTTCTTCCTAGTCGTCTTTTTGATCCTGGGAATAGACAGTCACCTCTACATTAAAAATACTTCAACGGATGAGTCCACGTTGACGGAGTCGGTGGCCCGGGGTAAGCATGTGTGGGAACGCCATGCCTGCATCGATTGCCATTCCTTGTTAGGTGAAGGCGCCTATTTCGCGCCGGAATTAGGCAATGTCTGGGTTCGTTATGGCGGGCGTGAAAATCCCGAAGGAGCGCGGATGGGTATTAAAGCTTGGATGAAGGTGCAGCCAACTGGGGTTGAGGGACGGCGCCAAATGCCGCAGTTTAACCTGACGGAGCAGGAATTGGATGATCTGGTTGATTTTTTTGAATGGACGAGCCGCATTGATACCCTGGGCTGGCCACCCAATAATGCTGGTTAA
- a CDS encoding cbb3-type cytochrome c oxidase subunit I, with product MKYQTQQLAYPYFVAALALFLVQLVAGVLAGTIYVFPHFLSEAAPFNIIRMIHTSALLVWLLLGYFGASYFLIPEECEREVYSPKLAWWQLGIFVFAALGAVISYLFGVHEGREFLEQPLWVKILLAVAFVIFLYNITMTVLKGRKTVVSIVLLVGLWGAALFYLFAFYNPSNLALDKLYWWWVVHVWVEGVWELIMAAMLAFLLIKLTGVDREIIEKWLYVIVGLSLVSGLLGTGHHYYWIGTPGYWHWIGGVFSVLEVLPFFAMVLWAFYLVHESGRDHPNRAAMLWSLGCPVMAFFGAGVWGLMHSFSQVNFYSHGTQVTAAHGHLAFYGAYVMLNLAFFTYALPALRGVQPFNQILNMWSFWIMTGSMAFMTFTLTFAGVIQTHLQRVLGMDFMEIQQQIALFYWLRLGSGIFFVIGALLYIYAVLGPVRGQMAAPLGVQTATK from the coding sequence ATGAAATATCAAACGCAGCAGCTTGCCTATCCTTATTTCGTGGCCGCTTTGGCTTTGTTTCTAGTGCAGCTCGTGGCGGGGGTGCTGGCGGGCACCATCTATGTCTTCCCCCATTTTCTCTCTGAAGCCGCCCCTTTTAACATTATCCGCATGATACATACCAGTGCCTTGTTGGTATGGCTCCTGCTCGGTTATTTTGGCGCCAGTTACTTCTTGATACCCGAGGAATGCGAGCGGGAGGTTTACAGTCCTAAGCTGGCTTGGTGGCAGCTTGGAATCTTTGTTTTCGCGGCGCTAGGGGCGGTCATTAGCTATCTGTTCGGGGTCCACGAAGGACGCGAATTTCTGGAGCAGCCCCTTTGGGTCAAAATTCTTTTGGCCGTTGCCTTTGTCATATTTCTCTACAATATCACCATGACCGTGCTTAAGGGGCGAAAGACGGTGGTTTCCATTGTCTTGCTGGTAGGATTGTGGGGGGCAGCCTTGTTTTATCTCTTTGCTTTTTATAACCCCAGTAATTTAGCTCTCGATAAATTGTACTGGTGGTGGGTGGTGCATGTTTGGGTCGAAGGGGTGTGGGAACTCATCATGGCGGCCATGCTGGCTTTTCTTCTTATTAAATTAACCGGTGTGGACCGGGAAATTATTGAAAAATGGCTTTATGTCATTGTGGGTCTTTCCCTGGTGAGCGGTCTTTTGGGCACCGGCCATCATTATTACTGGATTGGTACTCCGGGCTATTGGCACTGGATAGGTGGCGTGTTTTCAGTGTTGGAAGTGCTGCCCTTTTTCGCCATGGTGCTATGGGCTTTTTATCTGGTTCATGAAAGCGGTCGCGACCACCCGAACAGGGCTGCCATGCTGTGGAGTTTGGGCTGTCCGGTGATGGCCTTCTTTGGTGCCGGGGTATGGGGGCTCATGCACAGTTTTTCCCAGGTTAATTTCTATAGCCACGGCACTCAAGTGACGGCTGCCCATGGCCACTTAGCTTTCTATGGGGCCTATGTGATGCTGAATTTAGCTTTCTTTACCTATGCGTTACCCGCCTTGCGGGGGGTGCAGCCCTTCAACCAAATCCTCAATATGTGGAGTTTTTGGATCATGACCGGGTCCATGGCGTTCATGACTTTTACCCTAACTTTTGCCGGAGTGATTCAGACTCATCTCCAGCGTGTGCTCGGCATGGACTTTATGGAGATTCAGCAGCAGATTGCCCTTTTTTACTGGTTACGTCTAGGCTCGGGAATTTTCTTCGTAATCGGCGCTCTGCTTTATATCTACGCGGTACTAGGCCCGGTTCGAGGACAAATGGCAGCGCCTCTAGGGGTGCAAACGGCCACTAAGTAA
- a CDS encoding CbbQ/NirQ/NorQ/GpvN family protein has protein sequence MEVSWSSQEAQPSRQVEEEIPFYLPVGNECALFEAAYRYRLPLLLKGPTGCGKTRFVAHMAARLGRPLLTVSCHDDLTASDLTGRYLLKGGETIWVDGPLTQAVREGGICYLDEIVEARKDVTVVLHPLTDDRRILPLERTGETLQAPPEFMLVVSYNPGYQNILKSLKPSTRQRFVALSFDFPATEAEVEIVARESGFPRERCIPLVNLANRLRALKGVDLEEVASTRLLVYCAILMEEGIDPFEAAQVALIEPLCDEAEVKEGLLELVRATYG, from the coding sequence ATGGAGGTTTCCTGGTCTTCGCAAGAAGCGCAACCTTCTCGCCAGGTGGAAGAAGAAATCCCTTTTTATCTGCCGGTGGGCAATGAGTGTGCCTTGTTTGAAGCTGCTTACCGCTACCGGCTCCCCCTTTTACTTAAGGGACCCACCGGCTGTGGCAAGACCCGCTTCGTAGCCCATATGGCGGCCCGGCTGGGCCGCCCCTTGTTGACCGTTTCTTGCCACGACGATTTGACGGCCTCTGATCTAACCGGGCGCTATCTCCTCAAGGGCGGGGAGACGATTTGGGTAGATGGGCCGCTGACCCAGGCTGTCCGGGAAGGGGGCATTTGCTATCTGGATGAAATTGTGGAGGCCCGTAAGGATGTCACCGTGGTACTTCATCCCTTGACTGATGACCGCCGCATCCTGCCCTTGGAGCGCACCGGGGAGACTTTGCAGGCGCCCCCGGAGTTCATGTTGGTAGTCTCTTATAATCCAGGCTATCAGAACATCCTCAAGTCTCTAAAGCCTAGTACCCGGCAGCGTTTCGTGGCCCTTAGCTTCGATTTTCCCGCCACTGAAGCGGAAGTTGAAATCGTCGCCAGGGAAAGCGGCTTTCCCCGGGAACGTTGTATTCCTCTGGTTAATTTAGCCAACCGGTTGCGGGCATTGAAAGGGGTTGACCTGGAGGAAGTAGCGTCAACCCGCCTTTTGGTTTACTGCGCTATTTTGATGGAGGAAGGGATAGATCCTTTTGAAGCTGCTCAGGTGGCTTTGATAGAACCCCTTTGTGATGAAGCTGAAGTCAAAGAGGGACTGCTGGAACTGGTTCGCGCTACCTACGGTTAG
- a CDS encoding nitric oxide reductase activation protein NorD: MWQFLELEEQIGRYWHRLVGQTASYPYHPEAEVALDSVHASLSVFFRGLGGTPGLALAAGGARASGHRLGLRQRLGLDQERLPQAECSPERLLLPVSIACFPLASLNRRLYFWLAAFFALAEAPSRPCPVDPLQADLAFLHWAYWTSLIVSRRYPGLARSYQLLGEAVRVLRPPRSLPAQEQALEAAVLGLLGDKHANHPLGNQFLEAIMQLEPDFTHWHAAKRYHPFLPVPLWGEMRGNPKSSNSPPSPSEEDGGGNRQEEDHSLRRQAQRSRQDQCERDDPLLLNRFEKLISWAEMVNVNRAVEDEEEEAAKEIADTMEELTLSPHQKRAATKLKFDLDLAPEDVDPTALLAELTYPEWDYRRQGYHDRHCRVVAQMAAEEGEMWAPDLQARRRLRRIRRQFEALRPRRELLRRQLDGAEPDMDAVVRSHCDLIASGHGSERVYLMARQQARDLAVAILVDVSLSTDSWIDNRRILEVEKEALTALAAGLATCGDAFGIYTFTSRKRHFVRVATVKDFTAPFNSQVLRRIAALRPGYYTRMGAALRHVQRQLSPRPERHRLLLLLSDGKPNDLDRYEGRYGIEDTRRAILEARRAGLSVFGITIDRKAQDYFPYLFGQGDYAIVGQLDRLTQVLPMLYQRLVS, encoded by the coding sequence ATGTGGCAGTTTCTGGAGCTGGAAGAGCAGATTGGCCGCTATTGGCACCGCCTGGTGGGGCAAACTGCCAGCTATCCTTATCATCCGGAGGCTGAGGTAGCGTTGGATTCAGTGCACGCTTCCCTCAGCGTTTTCTTCCGGGGATTGGGAGGAACGCCGGGGCTGGCGCTGGCGGCAGGGGGAGCCCGAGCCTCGGGGCATCGGTTGGGATTACGGCAGCGCCTGGGCCTCGATCAAGAACGCTTGCCACAGGCAGAATGCAGTCCTGAGCGGTTATTGTTGCCCGTTTCTATCGCCTGTTTTCCGTTAGCTTCTCTCAACCGGCGTCTTTATTTTTGGTTGGCTGCTTTTTTTGCCTTGGCGGAGGCTCCTTCCCGGCCGTGTCCGGTCGATCCGCTCCAAGCCGATCTGGCCTTTTTGCATTGGGCCTACTGGACCAGTTTAATTGTTAGCCGCCGCTATCCAGGATTGGCGCGGAGTTATCAGTTGCTTGGCGAAGCTGTGCGGGTGTTGCGGCCACCGCGCTCTTTACCGGCGCAAGAGCAAGCGCTAGAAGCCGCGGTTCTAGGGCTATTGGGGGACAAGCATGCAAATCATCCTCTTGGTAACCAGTTTTTGGAGGCGATTATGCAGTTGGAACCGGATTTTACCCACTGGCATGCTGCCAAGCGTTACCATCCTTTCTTGCCAGTACCCTTATGGGGAGAAATGAGGGGCAACCCAAAATCCTCGAATTCTCCGCCGTCCCCTTCCGAGGAGGATGGGGGCGGTAATCGGCAAGAAGAAGATCATAGTCTCCGAAGACAAGCCCAGCGGAGCAGACAGGATCAATGCGAGCGGGATGACCCGCTGTTGCTGAACCGTTTTGAAAAGCTCATCAGCTGGGCTGAGATGGTGAATGTGAATCGGGCGGTGGAAGATGAGGAGGAAGAGGCCGCCAAAGAGATTGCCGACACCATGGAGGAATTAACCCTGAGTCCCCATCAGAAAAGGGCGGCCACTAAGCTTAAGTTTGATCTTGATCTGGCACCCGAGGATGTCGATCCTACTGCCTTGCTTGCCGAACTCACCTATCCAGAGTGGGATTACCGCCGTCAGGGTTATCATGATCGCCATTGCCGGGTTGTTGCCCAGATGGCTGCAGAGGAGGGAGAGATGTGGGCACCCGATCTTCAAGCCAGACGTCGGCTTCGCCGAATCCGGCGCCAGTTCGAAGCGCTGCGTCCCAGGCGCGAGCTCTTGCGCCGCCAGCTTGATGGCGCCGAGCCCGATATGGATGCCGTGGTGCGGTCCCATTGTGATTTAATAGCCAGCGGCCATGGTTCTGAGCGGGTGTATCTCATGGCTCGCCAGCAGGCCCGGGATTTAGCCGTGGCTATTCTGGTGGATGTTTCCCTGTCTACTGATAGTTGGATTGATAACCGCCGGATATTGGAAGTGGAAAAAGAAGCTTTGACTGCACTGGCCGCTGGCCTGGCCACCTGCGGGGATGCTTTTGGGATTTATACATTTACTTCGCGCAAACGGCATTTTGTCCGCGTGGCTACGGTGAAGGATTTCACGGCGCCCTTCAACAGCCAGGTTTTGCGGCGTATTGCGGCCCTGCGCCCTGGTTATTACACCCGCATGGGTGCGGCGCTGCGCCATGTTCAGCGGCAATTGTCCCCGCGCCCCGAGCGCCACCGTCTTTTGCTTTTGTTGAGTGACGGAAAACCCAATGACTTGGACCGTTATGAAGGCCGTTACGGAATCGAAGACACCCGGCGGGCAATTTTAGAAGCCCGCCGGGCGGGGCTATCGGTGTTTGGGATTACTATCGACCGCAAGGCCCAGGATTATTTTCCTTATTTATTTGGCCAGGGAGATTATGCCATCGTGGGCCAGCTTGATCGTCTTACCCAGGTCTTGCCTATGCTTTATCAGCGGTTGGTAAGCTAG
- a CDS encoding DUF883 family protein: MTDTTLQKEIDGLKKELGQLRKEIGGVISEVKSHGQSVARTTQDKAEERLDEILAKLNKAYVSARESGQQATIATQREIKKHPVASASIAVIGIAFLVGLLLRK; this comes from the coding sequence ATGACGGATACTACCTTGCAAAAAGAAATTGACGGCCTAAAGAAAGAACTAGGTCAACTCCGTAAAGAAATAGGAGGGGTAATCTCAGAAGTTAAAAGCCACGGCCAAAGCGTCGCCCGGACAACCCAAGACAAGGCCGAAGAAAGGCTAGATGAAATACTAGCAAAACTGAATAAAGCATACGTATCTGCCCGTGAAAGTGGCCAGCAGGCAACTATAGCGACCCAGAGGGAAATCAAAAAACATCCGGTGGCAAGCGCGAGTATTGCTGTTATAGGTATCGCCTTTTTAGTGGGATTACTGTTACGAAAATGA
- a CDS encoding TVP38/TMEM64 family protein, which translates to MNSLFQKTSNISHKRPFITLSVGVIFILIGLYFFWPSFQDSINRAFTILFSGDREKLHNFVEQFGIWGPIVIILSMVAQMFLVVIPSVVLFVVSILAYGSFWGGVVALLAVLVASTVGYLVGRWLGPITVDKLIGLKTRHQIEEYVERYGFWTVIVIRFSPFLSNDAISFVGGLLRMNYWRFMAATFIGILPLIVLLAYLGETNERLRIGMFWISIISLIIFIAYILYDHRRRDDGSAQVK; encoded by the coding sequence GTGAATAGTTTATTTCAAAAAACTAGTAACATCAGCCATAAAAGACCATTCATTACCCTCTCTGTGGGGGTTATATTTATTTTAATAGGCTTATATTTTTTCTGGCCTTCTTTTCAGGATTCAATTAATCGCGCCTTTACTATTTTATTTAGCGGTGATCGGGAAAAACTACATAACTTTGTAGAACAATTTGGAATCTGGGGACCTATTGTTATCATTTTATCCATGGTAGCCCAAATGTTTTTGGTAGTTATCCCGTCGGTAGTTCTTTTTGTCGTTTCGATCCTTGCTTATGGCTCTTTTTGGGGTGGGGTTGTGGCTTTACTTGCAGTTCTGGTGGCTTCTACCGTGGGTTATCTTGTCGGCCGTTGGTTGGGTCCTATTACAGTGGATAAACTAATTGGATTGAAAACCCGTCACCAGATAGAAGAATATGTAGAAAGGTACGGTTTTTGGACAGTCATTGTTATTCGATTTTCTCCTTTTCTATCGAATGATGCCATCAGTTTTGTGGGCGGGTTGTTACGGATGAATTACTGGCGATTTATGGCTGCAACCTTTATTGGTATTTTGCCGCTTATTGTTCTCCTTGCCTATTTAGGGGAAACAAACGAGCGGTTACGGATAGGAATGTTTTGGATTTCAATAATAAGCTTGATCATTTTTATAGCCTACATCCTTTACGATCACCGTAGAAGAGATGATGGTTCCGCTCAGGTAAAGTAA
- a CDS encoding membrane-bound PQQ-dependent dehydrogenase, glucose/quinate/shikimate family, producing the protein MIHIILASLILLFGGALVFGGVRLGLLGGSWAYLVLGVLLALSALLLLARRKSGLAIYAVAITFAIGWGVWEVGLYWWGLAPRVGIIILLGLLLLLPAVVRSLPHGSPGFRGYGIEGVGLVGAIMLSVIVVGLAMATQSKDLPGEFAQTRMDQDTAEVPRGDWSAYGGTIAGQRYSPLAQITPENVSELEVAWEYHAGDIHVDLPGTALESTPLIVNDTMYLCTPQSEIIALDPVTGKERWRFSPNLVGLTDKLSTYATCRGLSYHDATSLGWEVSGEPPPDKKQALSLVEASMAGVTIDASGAAQNVVAGTAQAGAPNPVIVDDAPTNAEPIRLDCLRRIFLPTRDARLIAVSAETGIICPGFGGEDGTVNLWIGQPNVSPTTYYSTSPPLVTNEVVVVGGSVNDNLSNALPSGVVRAFDIRTGRLVWNFDPGNPESTEPITVGETYTQNVPNNWSLASYDPELNLVYLPMGSGSPDQYGGDRTPEQERFSASVVAVNASTGEVRWSFQTVHHDIWDYDVPAQPSLIDLTISGQVVPALVQPTKQGEIFVLDRRTGEAILPTEEIAVSQNAVEGEQPAPTQPVSTISFAPDDVTGADMWGLSPVDQMMCRISLAQLRYEGRYTPPSLEGTLTHPGSFGIFNWGAVAVDPVRQIMFGMPVYLGFISRLIPRPNTLDEIVSAPGYPMGNENFGTPYAAVLRPFMSPLGLPCQSPPWGYIAGVDLTTGETVYQHVNGTVRDVAPIPLPFEAGVPGIGGPIVTGGGLAFLSGTVDYYVRGYDLASGEELWRSRLPAGGQSTPATYMGHDGRQYLVVVAGGHGYVGTKLGDAVIAYSLSRSKSQ; encoded by the coding sequence ATGATACACATCATTCTTGCTTCGCTAATCTTGCTGTTCGGAGGCGCGCTCGTTTTCGGCGGCGTCAGGCTAGGATTACTCGGTGGCAGCTGGGCCTATTTGGTACTGGGTGTGCTGCTCGCGCTTTCAGCGCTTCTCCTCTTGGCGCGGCGTAAGAGCGGGCTGGCAATTTATGCCGTAGCGATCACATTTGCGATTGGGTGGGGCGTCTGGGAAGTGGGTCTCTATTGGTGGGGTTTGGCGCCGCGCGTCGGTATCATCATATTGCTCGGCCTGCTACTGTTGCTACCTGCCGTGGTCCGCAGTTTGCCGCATGGTAGTCCCGGCTTTCGCGGGTACGGGATTGAGGGGGTTGGTCTGGTTGGTGCGATCATGCTCTCAGTAATAGTAGTCGGTCTCGCTATGGCAACCCAGTCGAAGGATCTACCGGGCGAATTTGCTCAGACACGCATGGACCAGGATACGGCGGAAGTGCCGCGCGGTGATTGGTCGGCCTATGGTGGAACGATCGCGGGGCAGCGTTACTCGCCGCTCGCTCAGATCACCCCTGAAAATGTAAGCGAACTGGAAGTCGCCTGGGAATATCACGCAGGCGATATCCACGTAGATCTTCCCGGTACGGCTTTGGAAAGCACACCGCTCATCGTGAACGATACAATGTATTTGTGTACCCCGCAGAGCGAGATCATTGCGCTCGATCCGGTGACTGGCAAAGAACGCTGGCGATTCAGTCCAAATCTCGTCGGTCTGACAGACAAACTGTCGACCTACGCGACCTGCCGCGGACTCTCCTATCATGACGCGACCAGCTTGGGATGGGAGGTCTCTGGGGAACCGCCGCCTGATAAGAAGCAGGCGCTTTCCCTTGTGGAAGCGAGTATGGCGGGCGTAACGATCGATGCATCCGGCGCGGCGCAGAACGTGGTGGCCGGTACCGCTCAAGCCGGAGCACCAAACCCCGTCATCGTGGACGACGCGCCGACCAATGCAGAGCCGATTCGCTTAGACTGCCTGCGCCGTATTTTTTTACCGACGCGTGATGCCCGCCTGATCGCAGTGAGCGCTGAAACAGGAATAATCTGTCCCGGCTTCGGCGGCGAGGATGGCACCGTGAATCTGTGGATCGGACAACCGAATGTGTCGCCAACTACCTATTACAGCACGTCTCCACCTCTTGTCACCAACGAGGTCGTGGTCGTTGGCGGCAGCGTCAACGACAATCTGTCGAACGCGCTTCCGTCGGGGGTGGTGCGAGCGTTTGACATCCGTACCGGGCGCCTTGTCTGGAACTTCGATCCCGGCAACCCGGAGTCCACCGAGCCGATCACGGTCGGCGAGACCTATACCCAGAACGTGCCGAACAACTGGAGCCTTGCCAGCTATGATCCCGAGCTCAACCTGGTGTATTTGCCAATGGGGAGCGGCTCGCCAGACCAGTATGGCGGCGACAGAACGCCCGAGCAAGAACGCTTCTCGGCGTCGGTCGTAGCCGTGAACGCCTCTACCGGTGAGGTAAGATGGTCATTCCAGACTGTTCACCACGACATATGGGACTACGACGTGCCGGCCCAGCCGAGCCTGATCGATCTCACCATCAGCGGTCAGGTGGTACCCGCGCTTGTTCAGCCAACTAAGCAAGGAGAGATCTTCGTGCTGGATCGACGCACCGGAGAGGCAATTTTGCCAACTGAAGAAATTGCCGTCTCACAAAATGCTGTGGAAGGGGAACAGCCCGCACCAACGCAGCCTGTCTCGACAATCTCTTTTGCCCCTGACGATGTCACCGGCGCGGACATGTGGGGACTATCGCCCGTCGACCAAATGATGTGCCGCATCAGTCTCGCCCAACTCCGCTACGAGGGTCGGTACACGCCGCCGAGCTTGGAAGGTACTCTCACTCATCCCGGCAGCTTCGGAATTTTCAACTGGGGCGCTGTTGCCGTCGATCCCGTCCGCCAGATCATGTTCGGTATGCCTGTCTACCTCGGCTTTATCTCGCGGCTCATCCCACGCCCCAACACACTGGACGAGATCGTTTCCGCTCCCGGCTATCCAATGGGTAACGAGAACTTCGGCACGCCGTATGCTGCCGTACTGCGACCGTTTATGTCGCCGTTGGGCCTGCCTTGTCAGTCGCCGCCCTGGGGCTATATTGCAGGCGTGGATCTGACGACAGGCGAAACCGTATACCAGCACGTTAATGGTACCGTTCGTGATGTGGCGCCGATCCCTTTACCATTCGAGGCGGGTGTACCCGGCATCGGTGGCCCCATCGTGACAGGCGGCGGCCTCGCCTTCCTGTCCGGCACGGTAGACTACTACGTACGTGGCTACGATCTGGCGTCTGGCGAGGAATTGTGGAGGTCGCGGCTGCCAGCGGGTGGCCAATCCACACCGGCCACCTACATGGGGCACGACGGCCGGCAATATCTCGTTGTCGTAGCCGGCGGACACGGCTATGTCGGCACCAAGCTAGGAGATGCAGTGATCGCCTATTCATTGTCTCGAAGCAAGTCCCAGTAA